A region of the Heptranchias perlo isolate sHepPer1 chromosome 25, sHepPer1.hap1, whole genome shotgun sequence genome:
CTTTACATCTTGCAGAAGTCCTCCTTAGTCAGTTTCCATGCAAGGAATAATGTTGTGTCTGAATAAGTTTTGGTAATTAGTACTAGTAATATGTATCCTGAAAGGCACAGCAGCAATCTCAAGTATAACCAGAGCTCTGAGGTTATAGCTTTATGGGAAGTGTTTGTATAGGTAGCTGTAAGCCTATAAAAATATTCCAACTTTAGTTCTGTTACAAGTTGGTCGTTTGCATGATTTCATGATTATATTTTAATTAACAAAAAGTACCATCTGTTTGCAGAGTTGTGCTTGTGAAGTCCCTGAGTCTTTAGCCCTTGAGGTGAAGTGGACAAAGTATGGATCCTTAATAAACCCACAGGCTAAAATAGTAGCAGTCACACAAACAATCAGAGAAACCTGCATTCTGGTACGTAATGGATACACTTGAAGTAGAAAGCTATTTGTTTTAAAAGACACTGTGTCACACCAACTATAAAAACACATAGCATTGAAAACTAGAGTTTCAGTTAGTTGCCAGAGTGAAAAGTGTAAGAACACAAAAACCTCTTAAGTGGCTACAAATATCAAGATTGCTTAAATCAGCATTTCACCTTCCAGAGGCTTATTAATGCACTGCCATTTATTGCATTCAACATTATTGTCATATAAAGCATTCATGGTGATTTTCAAAGTTTACAGTAAGGCAAGCTGAGTATATGTTTCCTATCTAGATTACTTCTGTGTTTTGGATCTTTTCCATCTTTCTTGGACCTTGTATCTTAGATCACTCTTACGGGCAAGTCCCAACTCCCTATACCTTTTGAGAGTGCTTATTCTTGCCTTGAGATCTAATGAGCTTTCAGTAATGTGCCCAGGAAACAAACACCAAACCTTGTCTGGTAATTCTGTTCTTTTAGCTACGAGAATTTATCCTGTGCTCCCATAGGATCTCACTTAAGTTTTCAAAAGTGGTAGAgcttcataagaaataggagcaggagtaggtcatacgacccctcgagcctgctccgccatttaataaggtcatgtctgatcttcaaccttaactccactttcctgcctgatcctcatatcccttgatttccctagagtccaaaaatctatttatctcagccttgaacatacccaacgactctgcatccacagccgtctgggatagagaattccaaagattcacaaccctctgagtgaagaaattcctcctcatctcggttttaaatggccgacccttatcctgcgattatgcttcCTCGTTCTaatttctccagccaggggaaacaacctctcagcatctaccctgtcaagctgcctcagaatcttatatgtttcaatgagatcacctctctggAGTGTGGAAGaatgagagtataggcccattctactcaacttctcataggacaatcctcacatcccaggaattaatctcgtgaaccttcattgcactgcctctaaggcaagtatatccttccttagataaggagaccagaactgtatgcattgCTCCAGGtgtacagttgtagtaagacttccttacgcttgtactctaacccccttgcaataaaggtcaatatgccatttgccttcttagttgcttgctgtacctgcatgctaattttttgtgtttcttgtacgaggacacccaaatctctctgaacgaaaacatttactattttctcaccatttaaaaaatattcagtttttctattcttcccaccatagtgaataacctcacatttccccacattatactccatctgccaccttcctgcccactcatttaaactatctatatccctttgcagacttttttgtgtcctcctcacagcttactttcccacctagctttgtatcatcagcaaacttggttacattacactcagtcccttcatctaagtcattaatatagattgtaaatagctgaggcccaagcaccgatgcttgcagcaccccactagttacagcctgccaacctgaaaatgacccgtttatccctactctctgttttctgtccgataaccaatcctttatagatagaaccatagaaaagatacagcacagaagggggccattcggcccatcgtttccacgccggctcgaagaacaaccaggtgcccattctaaaccCACCTTCCaacacccagtccgtagccctgcagcttacagcactttaggtgcagatccaggtactttttaaaagagttgagggtcccagcCTCTactaccaattcaggcagcgaattccatacacccaccaccctctgggtaaaaaagttttccctcatgtcccctctaatccttctgccaatcagcttaaatctatgtcctctagttcttgaactctccgctaggggaaacaagtacttcctgtctactctatttaggcccctcataattttgtacacctcagtcaagtcactcctcagcctcctctgctccaaggaaaacaaccccagcctatccaatttcttctcgtagctgcaattttcaagccctggcaacattcttctaaatcttctctgcactctctccagagcaattacgtccttcctgtaatgtggtgaccagaactgcacacaatactccagctgtggccctaccagcgttttatacagtttcatcattacatccctgcttttgtattctatgcctcggctaataactgAGAGCATTccttatgccttcttcacaaccttatctgcctgtactgccaccttcagggacctgtgcacatgcactccaaggtctctcacttcctctacccctctcaatatattcccgtttactgcatattcccttttaccgtttgccctctctaagtgcattacctcacacttctccgggttgaactccatttgccacttttccgcccactccaccaacccattgatatcttcttggagtctacagctatcctcttcactatcaattacacggccaatttttgtgtcgtctgcaaatttgccaatcgtgccccctacattcaagtccaaatcattaatatataccacaaacagcaagggacccaacactgagccctgtggcacaccactggaaacggatttccattcgcaaagacatccatcgacttttaccctttgtttcctgttactgagccaattttggatccaattcgccacatttccctgtatcccatgggcttttacctttctgaccagtctgccatgtgggaccttgtcaaatgccttactgaaatctatgtagacaacatccactgcactaccctcatcaatcctccttgtcacttcctcaaagaatttaatcagatttgtaaggcaagaccttccctgaacaaatccatgctgactacccctgattaaaccatgcctttccaagtgacagtttatcctatctctcagtattgattctaatagtttgcccaccactgaggtatccatgctaatatgttacccccaatcccatgagcccttatcttgcgtaatcaACTTTTTAAATTCAAAATATTACACAAACTTACTAAACAATGAATAAGTGAATAATGTAAAAGTGATAAGACAATTATATATTTCCAGTAGTATTTCTCAAATGGACAAAATATCACAACTCTTAAGAGCTAAGTTAACCCTTTGTAAGTAACTAACATATAGTGTTTATTTTTCTTGAATTTCTTAACACCGTGGGAGCCTATATTAATCTGAACTGTTTCTTGGAAATTTTGCACTAATATTTCTCTTTCAGAAGTTTCAAACAGCTCTCAAATTCAAACAGAAATGGGTCTTTTTTCATATCCCAGAAAAGTTACTGGGACTTCCTGGATTTGAATATCTGATCcctcaaatttaaaaagaaactctCAAGTCATATACAAACTGACCCAGTCACTCAGCATtgtttaactttgaattatccaTCTTTCAAACCTGTAACTGATGAAATCTGCAGTGGTTGTATTGGGTTACACTTGGTACAGGAATCTGAACTATAGAATCTTAccgcacagaaggggccattcggcccgtcgtgcccgtgccggctctttgaaagaactgaccAATTTAGTCCGACACCCCAACTTCTTCCCCGTATCCCTACAAATTAGTCTTCAAGCACATGcccatttccttttaaaagctcctatggaatctacttccactacccttttaggTAGTGCATccctgatcttaacaaccctctgtgtgaaaacatttctcctcatttcccctttagtccttttgaaaattattttaaatctgtgacctctggttaccgacccacttgccagaggaaacagtttctccctacttgctctatcaaaaccccatataattttaaattaggtctccccttaaccttatctgctctaaggagaacaaccccagcttctccaatctctccatctaactgaagtccctcatccctggtatcaccctggtaaacttcctctgtaccctcgcctgggccttgacatccttcctaaagtgtggtgcccagaattgtacacaatactccagctgaggactaaccagtgatttgtaaaggtttagcatgatttccttgtttttgtattaaatgcccctatttacaaagacaAGTATCCCATaccctttcttaaccaccttatcaacttgccctgccatcttcaaagatttgtgaatatgcagccCCAGGTCCATCTGCTATTGcaccaccctcaaaatagtaccatttagatatactgcctctccatgttgttcctcctaaagtgcatcacttcatacttatctgcattaaattgcatctgccatgtgtctacacatttcaccagtctgactgtgtcctcctgaaatctgctactatcctgctcactatttactacgttgccaagttttgtatcatccgcaaacttcgaaattgtattccctatacccaagtccaggtcatttatatataacaagaaaagcaatgatcctaaTTCCGACCCCTAGGGGACCCCCACTGCATACTTTTCCCCAGTCAGAAAAatatctgttcaccactactctctgcctcttgtcccttagccaattacctacccaagttaccaccatccctttaatcccatgtgcttctattttccaaataagtctgttatatGGTACCTGTTTCTGTATTCACTCGCATGTGACacagggagtaatccagagattaccacctttgaggacatgttcattaatctttttcctagctcctgaaactctgcctgtaagacctcaacccttttcctacctatgtcattggtttcaacatggaccatgacttctggctgttccccttctcctCACAGAATGTCCTGCACCCGTTCAGAGATACAGTAATTTTTTGTTTCTGAACTCCTTATGTACTATGATTGGATTTAAAGGAACAGCCACCAAACCAAAATGAGACAAAAATGCTTTGAGCTCCTGTCTTGTTAAAATGAGTTTCTTGAGTTCTCATGAAGACAGCTACACAGAGCACCACATAAAATCAGAAGGAAAGGAATAAATAAATTGACCAGCCTCCTTTGGAGAATGTAGAGTTGTtttggggaaagattttttttgcatttttcaaCACCTTGGAATGAAGATGTCTATATAGATCACTTGGGCAGATGAGGCGCCTGCTTTCTGAGAAGGTTTTACAATGATGCCAATCcaacataaaaaaaaattggcacagTGGGATACCATACTGTTTTTTGACCTCTAGGACCTAGGCTCAAACCTAGATGAATTTATGGCCTCCTTTCTCTCTGTTGGCTGTAAATTATAACAAAGGAATTTGGGTAGTCTGAGCCCAGTAATTATTGGTTGCACCttaaaactgcccataatttggcactaaaCTGGTAATCTCACTCAGCAAGGCAGTGAGGCTGGCTTGTATAGGAACGGGAAAATAAATTCACACTGATGCTCATGTGATATTGCAGTTTAATGCACATTGTTCAGCACAATAAAGTGAGCTTTCCCCTGCTTTAGGTAATGTTCTTACCTGACCAGGAAATGTGAGATGCTGAGTAACAAAAGGAGAGAAAGTCCCTAGCATTGACATTTCTTATtgagcacatttttaaaaaatgacttccTATATCAACAAAGCACAGAGAATTGATGGAAAAGTATAAAATTAAAGTCTGTGACATatctttttaatttaattgatttttatGTGTTAATGGTGAACAAGGAACTTGAGACACAATGCATTCAGCAAGATACCATATAAAGATCTGGAAAGTGTTAAAGGTAGGAGTGAGTAGTTCTAGGAAATCATGTCTACTCAGAGAGGTTACACCAATGAGTTTAAAAATTCCCAGCTGGCTAAACCTAGTTCTACAGGTGGGGAGGATCTGAGCTGAAGAATAAATAATTACAAACATGATTCCAGTTCCCTGAAAATGCTGGAGCCTCTTGTAAATTTTACAACTCAAAATGCAAGTtaactttgttttttttcctaGATGCCTTTGAAAACTGCAAAAACTTTACAGATCTCTATCTCAGTTACTTTTACAGATGTATCTGCATCTGCCCAGCCTGGATACAAAGCCATACCAACGGTTGATGCCAAGTTACCCTTTgatttcttctttccttttttatGAAATATCCCAGGAGCTAAACTATaacttgggttttttttttacacacaataGTTGTGATGCACTTTGTAAAGTAATTGCTTtgtactgattttaaaaaataagttaaaCTTCATGAGTTGCAATTCCCCAAAGTGTCGTGTTTTATAGCAAGACATCAAATAGTTTTACGAAGTTTATTTAAATTTTGTGTGTTAATAGAAGCTTCAGCACAGGTTTCCCAATGGACTGCATTTACAGAATAGGAATTGCATCTACAACTAAAGTAAAAGGAGCTATACGTTAATAACACtgaaatacatatatatgtaaagCACAACAGAAGTACTGTAAACTTTACAGCATTGACATTATTTTTCTACAGATATTGGAATGTATTTATTGTAAATGGTCTGGTACCATTATTTTATTGCCATTTTTACAAATGCTTTCTATGCAGGGAGAATAGTTTAAACTTAATCATTTGCATTCTTACAGTTAATACCTGGTAAAACCATAGCCCAGAAATATTTTCATTTAATATCTGTAAACATCCTAGAGAAACAGACACTTAGGCTACTGTACAGTGATTtactatttaattcaattatccaATCTAAGAAAAATGAATCTTATTTTATTTAATAGTTATTGATTTCCAGAATTGACTGTATAGAAAGCTAATCATTTAAAAATGATAAATTGGAAATATTTTCATGTTGCGATCAGGAAATGTTTTAGATGTTAGAATTCACTTTGCATCGATTCACTGTATATATTCACCTGGAATTAATTATAATTGTTGCTTATGAACCAAGGTATTTGTAATTCTCTCTTTGTCTTCAATAACTATATAGAAGGCATGTCATTAATTTTCCAACTGTGTACAAACCATATAATCATAGCTCATCAATAAACATCAAAACAGTTTAGCATTTATCATAAGGCATTAGACTCTACACATTCTTGGAAACTATTTACATAAGAGTATGTGACAGCTGTTTCATTGTTAATGCTTCCCACTACATATCAGATCAAATAGTAGAAGCCTTCAAGGACTACAATAGCATGTTAGCATGAAATGCAGCTGAAAAGCAAGACACAACATCCTCTTCCCCCACAAAGGATGTTGAGAAGATTGTGTAACTTATTCCAAAACAAGGCAAAGATCCCAAGAAGAAAGTGCACAGAGACAGATTTCACTGAAGTCAAAGGCTTCAATTTTCCAAAATGTTTTCTCTCTATCAGAGGATTTTTAAATTAGCACCCCGTCAAACCAAAATATTCCCATAATTCTGTTTTCTTCACAGTTTTGGGTGAAGGGGAAGCCACAAATTTTATTTAGCTTAAAATCAGTCTTTCATAAAAGCTGCCGTTACTGCTCAGTTAGTAAACACAGCAtgtaactgagccacacagatggGAAGgtacaggtttgattcctggtctgtgctaagttagctgattggGAATAGGATGATGCAGTTAATCCCAGCACCTCTAGGCTGGGTAAAGGCAAATATCTGCCTGGGTTCCCAATCCTGATCATTTTCTAGtgtttcctgctggaaagtatggtCCAAATTGGGCTCCACTATGATGTGTCTCAGTCAGTTGATGTCTGGACTCATATTTAGAATGGTCACaagtgagataccagagggtgCCTGATGGTGGTGGAATcataccccagcaaggaatcagcaccttcaggactgAAGAAAAAAATCCCACAGGGGAGAGGAGTCTTTTGTAGAGATCACAAGTCCATGTTTACAGGAAAAAATATTTATCCAAGTACAAGGTGAAACATTATCAAATTTGATtgaattcctgatctcagccacattgctgtgtggAACAAAAAACTGCTCTTGCACACCTCCCAGCTGCCAGTTAGGTGTGACATTTGTGGAGGCCTGGGTGTATGTACTCTTGGCCACAGTCAGTTCATATTCAGGGAGTGAGGACCAAGAGAAAATAGGATTTTCTATCCCAAACAAAAATTATCCAGATACAGTCACCAATTGTCTGATAAGAAATAGTCAtttaattaattatttatttCTAGTTATTGAGATGACAAGCTGTCACTCAAGTATAGAATGTTAACTAACATGAGGATGGTCTTTTGATAGCAGCccggaggtttttttttaaattgttaattTTGGAATACAAAATTAATTAATATTCATTGGTCCTGCACCATTATTAGAAATGTACAGACAATTATCCTCTGATGTACACAAAAACAAAGCTGTGCATTTGGAAAAACTCAAAATGTTGAGAGTCTGCAAGATATGTTTACAAAAATAAGTTCAGGTGCTGTTCTAAATTCAGTCTTCATTCAACACTCCTTGTGTATAAAGCAATTTCTTAGTTGATCTGGTAGTTTATTCTATGCTCCTGGAGCAATCTACGTAGCCTCTCAACTTCTTGTGTCTATAAAAGGAGTTTGACAAGTTTgaatcaatttttaatttttaaaaaaaaataactttgtaAAGAGGATGATCTTACCAGTTCTGTGCACTCATTCTGGAGCTCACCCACTCTCTGCTTGAGGTGGTTGTTGGCATGTTTCAGCTCGGTTTCTTTCTTTAGTGCACGTGACTTCACAGTCATAAGGATCCCTATACAACAGTGAATTAGGAACAGATTATTAAAACGCACATGATGTTCAGTCATACTCCAATTTTAAAAGGCGTACTCCACTCAAGTTATAATTGTGGACACAGTAACCAATTTGTTTAAATTAACTTTCCTGCAAATGATTTACAATGATGGTAAGATTACATGTTGCTTACAAGAAAATGTTAAGCTTTCCCTTCTACCACAATCCCCTCCCCCATGAATGAAGTGAAATTGGAAAAATCACGGGCCCAAGCCAAAGGCGCAGTAATTTAAGGCGCCACACCACTGGCTTGGGCTACAAAATTTTGAAATATGCCTTCTTCAGGACTTATCAGTTGAAACTTTAGGCATAAGGCTTTAAAGTCTGAGCAAGTTTGGGATTTACAACACCTAATCCCTGAACTATCAATTAACACAAAAATCTCCTTTGCGGAACAGGACAGGAAAAAATAATTTCTTGGAAAATAAAGTCAATTTTTGATTGGGAAATATCAGtttaaaaagttacattttgTGAAGCAGGGAATTGTTCAGCAGTCAATAAATGGCATCATGTTTCATAAAATGTATTCTCCCAGCAGCTGAATTCACCTGGTGAAAGATCTTAAGACAAAAGAAATCCACCTCCCATCTTTCCCCATCATGTATGATCCCATTTAAAGATGTTCAATTATGAACCAGAGTCTATGAACTGTACCATTTATTATTCTTGCTACTCTCCACAGTCGCAGTAGTATGAGTAATCCCACACCGTCAAAAGCATCTTCCCGGGAAATGTAGACAATATCAAGAATGAAAGACACAACAACAATTACTCCATCCAGGACTTCAAACTTGTGCCAGAAAAATTCCAACCGGAAGGCATATAATTTACCAATTAGCTCCAGTATAAAAAAAGTCAGAATAGCAATACTCAGGTAGTGAAATACCTGGAAAAGAAAGAATATTGTTAAATCTGCagtcaaaaaaaacaaatgagatCAAATAAAACACAGGGCTGATTTAGTGCATTTGGAAAATCATTTTTTCTTAAATGTAGCTTGCCTTATTGACTTGTCAATAAATCGCAAAATATTTGAAACACTATCAATTCCTGATTATTTCCATATACGTTGCAGTCAATTCATTGATAAAGCAGACACTTTTAAAATCAGTTTCTACCTTCCCTGATGGCTGAGTATATAAATGTACCAACTGTTTGTGGCTCAACCCCAAGCATAGGCTCAAGTGGGACAACAGTGGGAGTGTTGCAATTGGTCTCAATAATTCTGGCTAGTAAACAgcagggggttggggtgggggtgggggtgggggttggggttggggtgggggtggggggaaattctACCAGCAttttgctcctgattgctatagtGACCCTTGGCAGAAGATTTGCAAATGGACAGCTTCTCACTGATGCAGagcttgctgacactcattgTTTAGGTCTACACATAAGGacaggccacttgggcaaggtaacaAAGGGCTACCAACACttatgaatgatgtggagatgccggtgatggactggggttgacaattgtaaacaattttacaacaccaagttatagtccagcaattttattttaaatttccacatcgttcacctgaggaaggaggtagcctccgaaagcttgtgaatttaaaataaaattgctggactataacttggtgttgtaaaattgtttacaacacttATGAAACCATACATCAGCATGAATTCCTGGCTTTGAAAGAAAGAGAACATAGAAGAGCGGAGGGATAAGTCAAAAGAAGACCAGAGTAAGAAGAGTGCAGCAGGCAGAATTAGGGAAAGATTTATAAACAAgtacaaggattttgaatttagtATGTTGGGCGAACAGGGAACAAATGAAATCTGGCATGGATAGAGTCAATAGGGGACTGACGCTTATTTTAGGGTAGGATGcatgcagcaaagttttggacaagttgtgaCTTTATGTAGGATAGAAGATGGGAGGTTTTTGAGTAGAGCACTGGTGAAGTCaaaagtttggaggtgacaaaggcgggCATGAGGGCTTCAACAGCTGTGGATGTGAGGTAAGTGCAGAGGCAGATGAAATTGTGGAGGTGgaggtaggcagtcttggtgatggcaaagatatggggtttgaaactcaactCAATCAAACATGACACTGAAGTTTTCATCATTGGGTTCAGCCTGAGTAAGTAGCTGGAGAAGAGTGATGGAATCAAGTGCTAGTGTAGGGCATTTTTGGCAGGTGCCGAACAAGATGGCTTCAGTCTTACTGAAGTTAAGTTGGAAAAGATTCATTCACCACTTGTCAGACAAGGAGTGGGATTACATAATGATGATCATAGagttgagggtggtggtggagaggtaaagcAAAAAGCTGACCCCGTGCTTATAGATAATGTTActcgggcagcatgtagatgaggaaaagaagTAGGGCAAGGATGGACCTAAATGATTGTGTAGGGGCAGGAGAAGAAACCATAGAAGATGGTGTGCTAGCTATGTTGGCACAGGACAAGTGAGGGCAGTGCCATgagaggaacataggatcaggagtaggtcaggagagcctgctctgccattcaattagatcatggttgatttgtaTCTCAACTCGAGAAGCGGAAGATATGGGTataattcttaatgaatactttgcgtcttcacaaaagagggagatgatgtagatattgtagttaaggaggaggagtgtgaaatattagatgggataaacatagtgagagaggaagtattaaagggtttagtatctttgaaagtagataaatcgccaggtccagatgaaatgtatcccaggctgttaagagaagcaagggaggaaatagcaaaggctcggaccatcattttccaatcctccctggctacaggcatggtgccagaggattggaagactgctaacgtcttaccgttgtttaaaaaagggagaaaaagatagactgagtaattataggtcagtcagtctaagctcagtggtgggcaaattattggaatcaattcggagggacagcataaatcgtcatttagaaaggcatgggttaatcaaggacagtcagcatggatttgttaagggaaggtcatgtctgactaacttgattgaattttttgaggaggtaacaaggagggttgatgagggtaatgcgtttgatgtagtgtacatggattttagcaaggtcctacatggcagactgatcaaaaatgtaaaagcccatgggattcaagggaaaatggctagttggatccaaaattggctcagtggcaggaagcaaagggtaatggttgacgagtgtttttgtgactggaaggctgtttccacaaggctcagtactaggtcccatgcattttgtggcatatattaatgatttggactttaaAGTGGGGGtgcttgatcaagaaatttgcagatgatacaaaagttggccgtgtggttgatagtgaggaggatagctgtagactgcaggaagatatcaatggactggtcatctgggcagaaaagtgacaaatggaattcaatccagagaagtgtaaggtaatgcaattggggagggcaaacaaggcaagggagtacacagtaaatgggaggatactgagaggtgtagaggaaaaaagggaccttgaagtgcatgtccacagatccctgaaggtagcaggacaggtagataaggtggttaaaaaggcatatgggatactttcctttattagccaaggcatagaatataagagcagggaggttatgctggaactgtataaaacattggttaggccacagcttgagtattgtgtacagttctggtcaccacattacaggaaagatgtgattgcactagagagggtacagaggagatttacaaacatgttgccagggctggagaattttagctatgagaaaagattggataggctggggatgttttctttggaacaaaggcggctgaggggagatttaattgaggtttataaaattat
Encoded here:
- the hvcn1 gene encoding voltage-gated hydrogen channel 1; its protein translation is MAKFLRYFTTVGDDYQKWQEEEDHDNLEDADEENLHSEFTSFRDALKWLFNSNKFQIAVVCLVILDALFVFCELLMDLAIVEADKEKIAPQVFHYLSIAILTFFILELIGKLYAFRLEFFWHKFEVLDGVIVVVSFILDIVYISREDAFDGVGLLILLRLWRVARIINGILMTVKSRALKKETELKHANNHLKQRVGELQNECTELTQEVERLRRLLQEHRINYQIN